Proteins from a single region of Pyrus communis chromosome 6, drPyrComm1.1, whole genome shotgun sequence:
- the LOC137736657 gene encoding pentatricopeptide repeat-containing protein At3g42630 isoform X1 — protein sequence MEMEVTVLLSPLRVSASLNPKRLSIFCHQSHSQNRALARKIIRKWKRDECFNGQATYVDCVRIIRSLSEQRLPHVAQELLLEMKSDGLLPSNSTLSALMLCHANNGLFPQAEAVWNEMLYSSFVPSIQVVSQLFDVYGNAGCFEKVNEILGQIRARYLSLFPEVYSLAISCFGKGGQLELMEGALKEMISMGFPVDSATGNAFIRYYSIFGSLTEMETAYGRLKRSRFLIEVEGIRAMSFAYLKRSKFYELAEFLKDVGLGRRNLGNLLWNLLLLSYAANFKMKSLQREFLRMVEAGFHPDLTTFNIRALAFSKMSLLWDLHLSLEHMKHEKVVPDLVTCGCVVDAYLDRRLGRNLYFALNKMNLDDSPLVLTDPFVFEVLGKGDFHASSEAFLEFQRQREWTYRKLISVYLKKTYRRNQIFWNY from the exons ATG GAAATGGAGGTCACGGTTCTTCTGAGCCCATTACGTGTTTCAGCTTCTCTCAACCCAAAACGCCTTTCTATTTTCTGCCATCAATCCCATTCACAAAATCGAGCCTTAGCACGCAAG ATAATCCGGAAATGGAAGCGGGATGAGTGTTTTAATGGCCAAGCTACTTACGTAGATTGCGTGCGGATAATTCGGAGTTTAAGTGAACAAAGGTTGCCTCATGTAGCTCAGGAGCTTTTACTCGAAATGAAATCGGATGGTCTTTTGCCCAGCAACTCCACTCTATCTGCTTTGATGCTATGCCATGCCAACAATGGCCTTTTTCCTCAAGCGGAAGCAGTGTGGAACGAAATGTTATATTCTTCTTTTGTGCCTAGTATTCAGGTTGTTTCGCAGTTATTTGATGTTTATGGAAATGCGGGATGTTTTGAAAAAGTGAATGAAATTTTGGGCCAGATAAGGGCTAGGTATTTGAGTTTGTTTCCGGAGGTTTACTCGCTAGCTATCTCTTGTTTTGGGAAGGGAGGCCAGCTTGAATTGATGGAAGGTGCATTGAAAGAAATGATTTCAATGGGTTTCCCGGTGGACTCTGCCACTGGAAATGCCTTTATCAGATACTATAGCATTTTTGGTTCCCTGACTGAGATGGAGACCGCTTATGGCCGCCTTAAAAGGTCTAGGTTTCTGATAGAGGTAGAGGGAATCCGGGCAATGTCATTTGCGTATCTGAAGCGCAGCAAGTTTTATGAATTAGCTGAGTTCCTGAAGGATGTAGGTCTAGGTAGAAGAAACTTGGGAAATCTTCTGTGGAACCTTTTGTTGTTATCCTATGCTGCGAATTTTAAGATGAAAAGCTTACAAAGAGAATTTTTGAGAATGGTGGAAGCTGGTTTCCACCCCGATCTTACTACATTTAATATTCGTGCTCTGGCCTTTTCAAAGATGTCTCTACTGTGGGATCTCCATCTTAGCCTTGAACACATGAAACATGAGAAAGTTGTTCCCGATCTTGTGACTTGCGGCTGTGTTGTTGATGCATACTTGGATAGAAGACTAGGACGGAATTTGTACTTTGCCCTCAATAAAATGAATTTGGATGATTCCCCATTGGTATTAACGGATCCATTTGTGTTTGAAGTTTTGGGAAAAGGAGACTTTCATGCAAGCTCAGAGGCATTTTTGGAGTTCCAGAGGCAAAGGGAATGGACTTATAGGAAGTTAATTTCAGTATATTTGAAAAAAACATACCGGAGGAATCAGATCTTTTGGAATTACTGA
- the LOC137736657 gene encoding pentatricopeptide repeat-containing protein At3g42630 isoform X2, with amino-acid sequence MEVTVLLSPLRVSASLNPKRLSIFCHQSHSQNRALARKIIRKWKRDECFNGQATYVDCVRIIRSLSEQRLPHVAQELLLEMKSDGLLPSNSTLSALMLCHANNGLFPQAEAVWNEMLYSSFVPSIQVVSQLFDVYGNAGCFEKVNEILGQIRARYLSLFPEVYSLAISCFGKGGQLELMEGALKEMISMGFPVDSATGNAFIRYYSIFGSLTEMETAYGRLKRSRFLIEVEGIRAMSFAYLKRSKFYELAEFLKDVGLGRRNLGNLLWNLLLLSYAANFKMKSLQREFLRMVEAGFHPDLTTFNIRALAFSKMSLLWDLHLSLEHMKHEKVVPDLVTCGCVVDAYLDRRLGRNLYFALNKMNLDDSPLVLTDPFVFEVLGKGDFHASSEAFLEFQRQREWTYRKLISVYLKKTYRRNQIFWNY; translated from the exons ATGGAGGTCACGGTTCTTCTGAGCCCATTACGTGTTTCAGCTTCTCTCAACCCAAAACGCCTTTCTATTTTCTGCCATCAATCCCATTCACAAAATCGAGCCTTAGCACGCAAG ATAATCCGGAAATGGAAGCGGGATGAGTGTTTTAATGGCCAAGCTACTTACGTAGATTGCGTGCGGATAATTCGGAGTTTAAGTGAACAAAGGTTGCCTCATGTAGCTCAGGAGCTTTTACTCGAAATGAAATCGGATGGTCTTTTGCCCAGCAACTCCACTCTATCTGCTTTGATGCTATGCCATGCCAACAATGGCCTTTTTCCTCAAGCGGAAGCAGTGTGGAACGAAATGTTATATTCTTCTTTTGTGCCTAGTATTCAGGTTGTTTCGCAGTTATTTGATGTTTATGGAAATGCGGGATGTTTTGAAAAAGTGAATGAAATTTTGGGCCAGATAAGGGCTAGGTATTTGAGTTTGTTTCCGGAGGTTTACTCGCTAGCTATCTCTTGTTTTGGGAAGGGAGGCCAGCTTGAATTGATGGAAGGTGCATTGAAAGAAATGATTTCAATGGGTTTCCCGGTGGACTCTGCCACTGGAAATGCCTTTATCAGATACTATAGCATTTTTGGTTCCCTGACTGAGATGGAGACCGCTTATGGCCGCCTTAAAAGGTCTAGGTTTCTGATAGAGGTAGAGGGAATCCGGGCAATGTCATTTGCGTATCTGAAGCGCAGCAAGTTTTATGAATTAGCTGAGTTCCTGAAGGATGTAGGTCTAGGTAGAAGAAACTTGGGAAATCTTCTGTGGAACCTTTTGTTGTTATCCTATGCTGCGAATTTTAAGATGAAAAGCTTACAAAGAGAATTTTTGAGAATGGTGGAAGCTGGTTTCCACCCCGATCTTACTACATTTAATATTCGTGCTCTGGCCTTTTCAAAGATGTCTCTACTGTGGGATCTCCATCTTAGCCTTGAACACATGAAACATGAGAAAGTTGTTCCCGATCTTGTGACTTGCGGCTGTGTTGTTGATGCATACTTGGATAGAAGACTAGGACGGAATTTGTACTTTGCCCTCAATAAAATGAATTTGGATGATTCCCCATTGGTATTAACGGATCCATTTGTGTTTGAAGTTTTGGGAAAAGGAGACTTTCATGCAAGCTCAGAGGCATTTTTGGAGTTCCAGAGGCAAAGGGAATGGACTTATAGGAAGTTAATTTCAGTATATTTGAAAAAAACATACCGGAGGAATCAGATCTTTTGGAATTACTGA
- the LOC137736070 gene encoding U-box domain-containing protein 35-like, whose product MGRGQTQKKAGELVAVAIDNDKGSQHALKWTIDSLVTRGQALTLLHVRQRTAIPMQTQRATQYLTLPHRSATPTPLKCNEVIIEDKNIAKALVNYVVNNSIDILVLGAPSRSGLLRYRSRHRFKTTDVPNTVSKEAPSFCTVYVIGKGKISYMRAATTSLSQKAYLPNQKQHQTNKASDTNDTQFSHNQQPRGWPDSVFSFFKVESSDYVLASVISHLTSGFFVITQSSFFYQYSMGEDAVSTTKPCRSPFTRGGASANKSYELSSDTDISFVSSGRPSVDHMFPSFYDDLDLGPRLSISPEIDSRSSTSSYSSGMNNRSSTSSYSGHKFIDMSSSPYDFSSSSIESGSSCSQLNFDEMEAEMRRLRLELKQTMDMYSTACKEALTAKQKATELHRWKLEEEQRLEQVRLAEEAALALAENEKLKCMAAMEAAEAAQRIAVMEAQKRRNAEMKAFKEAEEKKAIEAKTYDFMFRKYTIEEIEAATNNFSSVHKIGEGGYGPVYRGELDHTPVAIKVLRPDAAQGQSQFQQEVPVLCCIRHPNMVLLLGACAEYGCLVYEYMANGSLEDRLLQRGNTPVIPWQLRFQIAAEIGTGLLFLHQTKPEPIVHRDLKPANILLDHNYVSKISDVGLARLVPPSVADSVTQYHMTSTAGTLCYIDPEYQQTGMLGVKSDIYSLGIMFLQLVTAKPPMGLTHHVQRAIEKGTFAEMLDPAVPDWPVEEALKFAKLALQCAELRRKDRPDLGKVVLPELNRLRALANDRTNSVFLGGGGECSPRQSSTPTIQDVISDGNLSQPGYESSRSRSSTSSYPERKTFLD is encoded by the exons ATGGGAAGAGGTCAAACACAAAAGAAGGCGGGGGAGTTGGTGGCTGTGGCAATAGACAATGACAAGGGCAGCCAACATGCTCTCAAATGGACTATTGATAGTCTTGTCACCAGAGGTCAAGCTCTCACGCTGCTGCATGTTAGACAAAGAACCGCAATTCCCATGCAAA CCCAGAGGGCTACCCAATATCTTACTCTTCCCCATAGATCTGCTACCCCCACACCA CTAAAATGCAATGAAGTCATAATCGAGGATAAAAACATAGCAAAAGCACTGGTAAACTATGTTGTCAATAATTCAATTGACATTTTGGTACTTGGTGCCCCGTCAAGAAGCGGCCTTCTCAG ATATCGATCTCGTCACAGATTCAAGACAACAGACGTTCCAAACACTGTCTCAAAAGAGGCACCTAGTTTCTGCACTGTGTATGTCATTGGCAAGGGAAAGATATCATATATGCGAGCTGCTACCACTTCACTGTCCCAGAAAGCTTACTTGCCTAATCAAAAACAGCACCAAACAAACAAAGCTTCTGACACAAATGATACGCAATTCAGCCACAACCAGCAACCCAGAGGTTGGCCAGATtcggttttttcattttttaaggtCGAAAGTTCAGATTATGTTCTAGCATCTGTTATTTCCCACCTCACGTCTGGTTTTTTTGTCATTACTCAATCAAGTTTCTTTTACCAATACAGCATGGGAGAGGACGCAGTATCCACCACAAAGCCA TGCAGGTCACCATTCACAAGAGGAGGAGCTTCAGCTAACAAATCATATGAGCTCTCGTCAGATACTGACATATCATTTGTGAGTAGTGGAAGGCCGAGTGTGGATcacatgtttccttctttctaCGATGATCTGGACTTAGGACCTCGGCTTTCAATCAGCCCAGAGATTGATAGCAGAAGCTCTACATCATCTTACTCGTCCGGGATGAACAACAGGAGCTCTACCTCATCTTACTCTGGACATAAGTTCATTGACATGAGCTCTTCACCATACGACTTCTCATCATCCTCAATTGAAAGTGGAAGCTCATGTTCGCAACTGAATTTT GATGAAATGGAAGCTGAGATGAGGAGGCTCAGGCTAGAGCTCAAGCAAACAATGGACATGTACAGTACAGCCTGCAAGGAGGCACTCACAGCAAAACAGAAG GCAACCGAACTCCACCGGTGGAAATTGGAAGAGGAACAGAGATTAGAACAGGTACGACTAGCTGAGGAAGCTGCATTGGCACTTGCAGAGAATGAGAAATTGAAATGTATGGCAGCCATGGAGGCTGCAGAAGCAGCTCAAAGGATCGCAGTAATGGAAGCACAGAAAAGGAGGAATGCAGAAATGAAAGCCTTTAAAGAAGCTGAGGAGAAGAAGGCAATAGAAGCAAAAACATATGATTTCATGTTCAGGAAATACACAATTGAGGAGATTGAAGCGGcaacaaataatttttcaagCGTTCACAAGATTGGGGAAGGAGGCTATGGGCCAGTATACAGAGGTGAACTAGACCACACACCAGTGGCAATAAAAGTTCTACGTCCGGATGCAGCTCAAGGACAATCACAGTTCCAGCAAGAG GTTCCCGTATTGTGTTGTATCCGCCATCCAAACATGGTTCTCCTTCTGGGAGCATGTGCCGAGTATGGTTGCCTAGTCTATGAATACATGGCTAATGGAAGCTTAGAAGACCGTCTCCTACAGCGAGGTAACACCCCAGTTATTCCTTGGCAGCTAAGGTTCCAAATAGCTGCAGAAATTGGCACTGGACTTTTGTTCCTTCATCAGACCAAGCCAGAACCCATTGTACACCGTGACCTGAAACCGGCAAACATTTTGCTAGACCATAACTACGTGAGCAAGATTAGTGATGTAGGTTTGGCCAGGCTTGTCCCTCCATCGGTAGCAGATTCTGTCACTCAATATCATATGACATCAACAGCTGGGACACTTTGTTACATAGACCCAGAGTACCAACAAACTGGGATGCTTGGAGTAAAATCTGATATCTACTCGCTTGGCATCATGTTTCTACAACTAGTAACGGCCAAGCCACCAATGGGTTTGACTCATCACGTTCAGAGGGCTATTGAGAAAGGGACTTTTGCTGAGATGCTTGACCCTGCTGTTCCTGACTGGCCAGTTGAGGAAGCTCTAAAATTTGCCAAGCTAGCTTTACAATGTGCTGAACTGCGACGAAAAGATAGACCAGATCTTGGTAAAGTTGTGCTACCTGAGCTTAACAGATTAAGAGCACTAGCCAACGATAGGACAAACAGTGTCTTccttggtggtggtggagaatgTTCACCAAGACAAAGCTCGACTCCCACAATACAA gaTGTAATCAGTGATGGCAATCTATCACAGCCTGGTTATGAAAGTTCAAGGAGTCGCTCAAGCACATCATCTTATCCTGAAAGAAAAACCTTTTTGGACtag